One segment of Cydia fagiglandana chromosome 12, ilCydFagi1.1, whole genome shotgun sequence DNA contains the following:
- the LOC134669622 gene encoding furin-like protease 2, translating to MGALGVIVALALVKTCAPLYHHQFAVHVPGGAPAAHQLAHRHGFVNHGQIGSLKQFFLLSHPDLSKRSPNASIDYENRLKNDPQVRWVMQQRELRRSKRDLQPRHVMRQSTPSFPDPLFKEQWYLNGGAADGLDMNVGYAWRKGYTGKGVVITILDDGIQPNHPDLSQNYDGTASTDINGNDTDPTPQDNGDNKHGTRCAGEVAAVAYNRYCGVGIAYNASIGGVRMLDGLVNDAVEAQALGFNPHHIDIYSASWGPEDDGKTVDGPGPLARRAFINGVTNGRGGKGSIFIWASGNGGRHTDSCNCDGYANSIFTISVSSATQGGYKPWYLEECSSTLASTYSSGTPGRDKSVATVDMDVQLRPDHLCTVDHTGTSASAPLAAGICALALEANPLLSWRDIQHLVVLTSRSQPLEKEEGWIVNGVKRKVSHKFGYGLMDAAQMVTLAEQWTSVPPQHICKSQEINEDKSIETSSGYTISMHMDVNGCSGTVNEVRFLEHVQCKISLSFFPRGNLRILLTSPMGTTSTLLFERTHDATSSNFDDWPFLSVHFWGESAEGRWTLQIINAGNNHVTQAGLLKKWQLIFYGTATNPIRLRNKSYFTSNNNAYQDEKAYHVNDVYDASEYSQFLNEIELGISDRHANPKNIPSAQRKNVLADANDKQVQRLCDPECDSQGCYGKGPTQCVACKHYRLDNSCVSRCPPRSFVNQGGVCWPCHESCETCAGAGQDSCLTCAPAHLLVIDLAVCLQQCPDGYYEDPDANACFPCAEHCDTCSEKADMCASCAHNYVLYNGSCLATCPPGTYQKDDFGCLPCHGTCESCNGPSETACVSCRIGNYVFKGRCVEKCPTGYYADVQRRECIACPIGCSMCSNIICTACKDKWIFTKGGKCLPSGNEKCDTNEYYEEGRCKNCHSTCEKCSGSNEWDCLFCSSPLLLQGSRCVAECGQGYFQTAGRCSRCPHTCTACVSRLNCTSCAGVLRLQSGTCRATCAPGYYPDEGTCSKCYLSCETCTGPRRDQCASCPPEWRLAAGECRPECPQNFFPWQDSCRRCHHYCQDCHGAGPQRCTSCPTHFSLEKGLCVECLSSQYYEPRTRTCRPCHDSCRSCSGPGATSCVTCAHPLRLDRVNHKCLPCCTESMVSNFLSTNVSTDCCHCDKDIGGCLNGSSAGKRRIAENIRTHITASFFVDDSKDRSNIWDHDLLAVGSVGAALLVVIIVFIVIRFNIKKRKRRTVFPQAEYSQLTTLDEDMVPLKATALTVTPEKQVGLLEEPT from the exons ATCGGAAGCCTGAAGCAGTTCTTCCTGCTGTCACACCCAGACTTGAGCAAACGCTCGCCCAACGCCAGTATAGACTACGAGAATAGACTGAAAAATGATCCGCAG GTGAGATGGGTGATGCAGCAACGAGAGCTGAGGCGGTCAAAGAGGGACCTCCAACCGCGGCACGTCATGCGGCAGTCCACTCCGTCCTTTCCAGACCCGCTGTTCAAGGAGCAATGGTATTTG AATGGCGGGGCGGCCGACGGTCTGGACATGAACGTCGGCTACGCGTGGAGGAAGGGATACACGGGAAAAGGGGTAGTCATAACCATTTTAGATGATGGCATTCAGCCCAACCATCCAGACTTGTCGCAAAACTAC GACGGGACCGCATCGACCGATATAAACGGGAACGACACGGACCCGACGCCGCAGGACAATGGCGACAATAAACATGGCACCCGGTGCGCGGGAGAGGTGGCTGCGGTCGCGTACAATAGGTACTGCGGCGTCGGTATTGCGTATAACGCGAGCATTGGAGGCGTCAGGATGTTAGACGGCCTTGTTAATGACGCAGTCGAGGCCCAAGCGCTAGGCTTCAACCCCCACCATATAGACATATACAGCGCATCCTGGGGACCCGAGGACGACGGCAAAACTGTCGACGGACCGGGTCCTTTAGCTAGAAG GGCCTTTATAAATGGAGTGACTAACGGCAGGGGAGGAAAGGGGTCGATCTTTATATGGGCGTCGGGGAACGGAGGAAGACACACCGACTCTTGTAACTGCGACGGATACGCAAATAGTATTTTTACGATATCGGTATCTAGCGCAACCCAAGGCGGTTATAAACCGTGGTATTTAGAGGAATGCTCTTCTACTTTGGCTTCGACTTACAGCTCCGGTACTCCGGGGAGGGATAAAAGTGTTGCCACAGTTGATATGGATGTTCAATTAAGGCCGGATCACTTATGTACGGTAGATCATACGGGCACGTCTGCCTCCGCCCCTTTAGCTGCGGGTATATGTGCATTAGCACTAGAAGCAAATCCTTTACTATCGTGGCGAGACATCCAACATCTAGTCGTTTTAACTTCAAGGTCACAGCCATTAGAAAAAGAAGAAGGGTGGATCGTAAATGGAGTGAAGCGAAAAGTAAGCCACAAGTTTGGCTACGGTTTAATGGACGCCGCCCAAATGGTCACATTAGCCGAACAATGGACGAGCGTGCCACCTCAACACATTTGCAAGTCGCAAGAAATAAACGAGGACAAGTCGATCGAAACTTCTTCCGGTTACACGATATCAATGCATATGGATGTCAATGGGTGCAGCGGTACCGTAAATGAGGTCAGGTTTTTGGAACACGTTCAATGTAAAATCTCACTCAGCTTTTTCCCCAGAGGTAATTTGCGCATACTGCTTACATCACCAATGGGAACGACTTCGACCCTTTTATTCGAAAGGACGCATGACGCCACGAGCTCTAATTTTGACGATTGGCCGTTTTTAAGTGTCCATTTCTGGGGCGAGAGCGCCGAAGGACGATGGACCCTTCAGATAATAAACGCTGGAAATAATCACGTGACCCAAGCGGGGCTATTAAAAAAATGGCAGCTGATTTTTTACGGCACCGCCACCAACCCCATTAGACTACGAAATAAAAGCTACTTTACATCAAATAATAACGCATACCAGGACGAGAAGGCTTATCACGTAAACGACGTTTACGATGCCTCCGAATATTCGCAATTCCTCAACGAAATCGAGCTCGGAATTTCGGACAGACATGCCAATCCCAAAAATATTCCTTCCGCGCAAAGAAAAAATGTTTTGGCGGATGCCAATGATAAACAAGTGCAAAGGCTATGCGATCCGGAATGTGATTCACAGGGCTGTTATGGCAAGGGTCCCACGCAATGTGTGGCGTGTAAACATTACAGGCTGGACAACTCATGTGTGTCGCGCTGTCCACCGCGGAGTTTTGTGAATCAAGGCGGCGTGTGCTGGCCCTGCCACGAGTCATGCGAGACTTGCGCCGGTGCCGGCCAAGATTCCTGCCTGACTTGCGCTCCGGCTCATCTCTTGGTCATCGATCTAGCCGTCTGCTTACAACAATGCCCGGATGGCTACTATGAGGACCCCGATGCCAACGCCTGTTTCCCGTGCGCAGAGCACTGTGACACATGCTCCGAGAAAGCAGACATGTGTGCCTCATGCGCTCATAACTATGTACTCTATAACGGTTCTTGTTTAGCGACGTGTCCGCCAGGCACATATCAAAAGGATGACTTTGGTTGCTTGCCTTGCCACGGGACTTGCGAGTCATGCAACGGCCCAAGCGAGACGGCGTGTGTCTCATGCAGGATCGGCAATTACGTATTCAAAGGCCGTTGCGTTGAAAAATGCCCAACCGGATATTACGCAGACGTTCAGAGAAGAGAGTGTATAGC ATGTCCCATTGGGTGTTCCATGTGCTCAAACATAATATGCACAGCATGCAAAGATAAATGGATTTTTACTAAAGGAGGAAAATGCCTCCCAAGTGGCAACGAGAAATGTGATACAA ACGAGTACTACGAGGAAGGTCGATGCAAAAATTGCCATTCTACTTGTGAGAAATGTAGCGGTTCGAATGAGTGGGACTGTTTGTTTTGCTCGAGCCCGCTGTTATTACAGGGATCGAG GTGCGTGGCTGAATGCGGGCAGGGATATTTCCAGACGGCCGGACGGTGTTCAAGGTGTCCACACACGTGCACTGCCTGCGTGTCGCGATTGAACTGTACGTCTTGTGCGGGTGTTTTGCGTTTACAGTCCGGCACGTGTAGAGCTACCTGTGCTCCTGGGTACTACCCTGACGAAGGAACCTGTTCAAAATGCTACCTGTCGTGTGAAACATGTACAGGCCCTCGGAGAGACCAGTGTGCATCTTGCCCTCCAGAATGGAGGTTAGCCGCCGGCGAGTGCAGGCCAGAATGTCCTCAAAACTTCTTTCCATGGCAAGACAGTTGCCGGCGATGTCACCATTATTGTCAAGATTGCCACGGCGCGGGGCCGCAGCGTTGCACATCTTGCCCAACTCACTTCTCCTTGGAGAAAGGCCTATGTGTGGAGTGCCTTAGTTCCCAATACTACGAGCCCAGGACGCGGACATGCCGTCCTTGTCACGACTCCTGCAGGTCTTGTTCCGGGCCTGGGGCTACAAGTTGTGTCACCTGTGCTCACCCATTGCGTTTAgatag ggTAAATCACAAGTGTCTGCCATGCTGTACAGAAAGCATGGTTTCAAATTTTTTGAGCACCAACGTGTCGACTGATTGTTGCCATTGCGACAAAGATATAG GAGGCTGTTTAAACGGCTCATCGGCGGGTAAACGGCGCATTGCGGAGAACATTCGCACTCATATAACAGCCTCGTTTTTTGTTGACGATTCGAAGGACCGCTCGAATA